The following are from one region of the Platichthys flesus chromosome 2, fPlaFle2.1, whole genome shotgun sequence genome:
- the nfs1 gene encoding cysteine desulfurase, mitochondrial, with translation MLSSARTVSSRLLRPATWFPLRLGSEGRAASSLQQEVIKKQELEIDELRPLYMDFQATTPMDPRVLDAMLPYQVNYYGNPHSRTHAYGWESESAMEVARKQVADLIGADPREIIFTSGATESNNMAIKGVARFYQAKKRHVITTQTEHKCVLDSCRVLESEGFSISYLPVMQNGLLDLELLEATIRPDTCLVSVMTVNNEIGVQQPIKEIGQICRSRGVFLHTDAAQAVGKIPMDVTDWKIDLLSISGHKLYGPKGVGALYVRRRPRVRMEPLQNGGGQERGLRSGTVPTPLAVGLGAACSIAQQEMEYDHHRVSMLANRLVQKIQAATPDVIMNGDPVHRYPGCVNLSFAYVEGESLLMALKDIALSSGSACTSASLEPSYVLRAIGADEELAHSSIRFGIGRFTTEEEVDYTAEKCIQQVSRLREMSPLWEMVQEGIDLKSIKWTQH, from the exons ATGCTTTCCTCGGCCAGGACCGTCTCCTCCCGGCTGCTCAGGCCGGCCACCTGGTTCCCGCTGCGGCTGGGCTCAGAGGGCAGAGCCGCTAGCTCCCTGCAGCAAG AGGTCATCAAGAAACAGGAACTGGAGATAGATGAGCTCCGCCCCCTCTACATGGATTTTCAGGCCACCACACCAATG gacCCCCGGGTGTTGGACGCCATGTTGCCCTACCAGGTGAACTACTACGGTAACCCTCATTCCAGGACACATGCCTACGGCTGGGAGAGCGAGAGCGCCATGGAGGTGGCCAGGAAG CAGGTAGCTGACCTGATTGGTGCTGATCCAAGAGAGATTATCTTCACCAGTGGAGCCACAGAGTCCAACAACATGGCGATCAAG GGGGTGGCCAGGTTCTACCAGGCCAAGAAGCGTCATGTGATCACCACACAGACCGAACACAAATGTGTCCTGGACTCGTGTCGAGTTCTGGAATCAGAAGGATTCAGCATCTCTTACCTGCCAGTCATGCAGAATGGACTGCTGGACCTGGAG CTGCTTGAGGCCACCATCCGTCCTGACACATGTCTGGTGTCAGTGATGACTGTCAACAACGAGATTGGAGTCCAGCAGCCTATCAAGGAAATCG GTCAGATTTGTCGCTCTAGAGGAGTCTTCCTTCACACCGATGCTGCTCAGGCTGTCGGAAAGATTCCCATGGACGTCACCGACTGGAAGATCGACTTGCTGTCCATCAGTGGTCACAAGCTCTACGGACCCAAAG GTGTGGGGGCTTTGTATGTGCGTCGCCGACCTCGGGTGCGTATGGAGCCGCTGCAGAACGGAGGCGGGCAGGAGAGGGGGCTGCGCTCCGGTACTGTCCCCACCCCACTGGCTGTCGGGCTGGGAGCTGCCTGCAGCATCGCCCAGCAGGAGATGGAG TATGATCATCACAGAGTGTCCATGTTGGCTAATCGTCTGGTCCAGAAGATCCAGGCTGCGACACCTGACGTTATAATGAACGGAGATCCAGTCCATCGCTACCCTG gctGTGTCAACCTGTCCTTTGCCTACGTGGAGGGAGAGAGTCTGTTGATGGCACTGAAGGATATCGCTCTATCATCTGGCAG TGCATGTACCTCAGCGTCCCTGGAGCCCTCATACGTCCTCAGAGCAATCGGAGCAGATGAGGAGCTGGCTCATTCTTCCATCAG gTTTGGTATTGGCAGGTtcaccacagaggaagaagtcGACTACACGGCAGAGAAATGTATCCAACAGGTCAGCAGACTCCGAGAGATGAG TCCGCTGTGGGAGATGGTTCAGGAAGGCATCGACCTGAAGAGCATCAAGTGGACCCAGCACTAG
- the dram2b gene encoding DNA damage-regulated autophagy modulator protein 2b translates to MWWFQQGLCFLPAALVVWTSASFVFAYITSVVLRHVDPLVPYISDTGTMAPERCVFGIMLDVSAFLGIATVYVRYKQVEALTGGDKLTLHRLNRFALLLGWTSSLGMCVVANFQKTTLFAMHLLGAVLTFGVGALYILVQAVLSLKMQPHVHSRGIYLIRLGIGVWTLGSIISMFVSSVILYSSLPGVDLPHKLHWTPGEKGYTAHLISTVSEWSLAFSFISFFLTYIRDFQKINLRAEVDLQSSHLYDSPHGSFADSHPHKREASESSPLLAGGT, encoded by the exons ATGTGGTGGTTCCAGCAGGGTCTGTGTTTCCTGCCCGCCGCTCTGGTCGTCTGGACGTCGGCGTCCTTCGTCTTTGCGTACATCACATCGGTGGTGCTGAGACATGTGGATCCTCTTGTGCCGTACATCAG cgACACAGGAACGATGGCACCAGAGAGGTGTGTGTTCGGCATCATGCTGGATGTGTCGGCCTTTTTAG GTATTGCCACGGTCTACGTGCGTTACAAACAGGTGGAGGCTCTGACGGGTGGAGACAAGCTCACGCTCCACAGACTGAACCGCTTCGCCCTGCTGCTCGGCTGGACCAGCTCCCTCGGGATGTGCGTGGTCGCCAACTTCCAG AAGACCACGCTGTTCGCCATGCACCTGTTGGGGGCGGTGCTCACCTTCGGGGTCGGGGCCCTCTACATCCTGGTTCAGGCAGTGCTGTCGCTCAAGATGCAACCTCACGTGCACAGCAGGGGCATCTACCTGATCCGCCTCGGCATCGGAGTCTGGACCCTGGGCAGCATCATCTCCA tgtttgtatCGTCAGTCATCTTGTACAGCAGTTTACCAGGAGTGGACTTACCTCACAAACTGCACTGGACTCCTGGAGAGAAG gGTTACACGGCTCACTTGATCAGCACCGTGTCGGAATGGTCTCTGGCTTTCtccttcatcagcttcttcctcACCTACATCAGAGATTTCCAG AAAATAAACTTGCGAGCGGAGGTGGATTTGCAGAGCAGCCACCTGTACGACTCTCCCCATGGGAGCTTCGCGGATTCACATCCTCACAAACGTGAAGCGTCCGAGTCTTCTCCGCTGCTGGCCGGAGGAACGTGA
- the c2h6orf89 gene encoding bombesin receptor-activated protein C6orf89 homolog, whose translation MGTTTSEPCIYDKLSESIDILRQSGYRYGMSEREIERFIKQVLETNEPRREPPQFPILRATIKFVVVVGLLLVAALAFTYPQTSPQLGLVNLGCYNWSSPLSHVRLLSLPIAKKYNLQGFHEWWSAGSLRHSLVNCSGCAEISSVLEVPESLRGTVNLRRGPQLVLLKGGESLSVQRQQLEELYLAHSGSMSILLEEEDGLQNHNFGLPQGPANFTLLWRFSSGTREKVLRWLFPKAELCPLLDSAGTILQRCLVTHSTNSQSKGVRVLGWLVVGEGLPTVRVLPVHRCQKHCSSFNLWLTPGDMVYADPRYWQMELFPGRGQNIICDGSTF comes from the exons ATGGGTACGACGACGAGCGAGCCATGCATCTACGACAAACTGTCCGAGAGCATCGACATCCTCCGGCAGTCGGGCTACCGCTACGGCATGTCGGAGAGGGAGATCGAGAGGTTCATCAAGCAGGTCCTGGAGACCAACGAGCCCAGGAGAGAGCCCCCGCAGTTCCCCATCCTGAGAGCCACCATCAAG TTTGTGGTGGTAGTGGGCCTCCTGCTGGTGGCAGCTCTGGCCTTCACCTACCCTCAGACTTCCCCCCAGCTCGGTCTGGTTAACCTGGGCTGCTACAACTGGTCGTCGCCCCTCAGCCACGTGCGCCTGTTGTCTCTGCCCATCGCCAAGAAGTACAACCTGCAAG GTTTCCATGAATGGTGGAGCGCCGGCTCGCTCAGGCACAGTCTGGTGAACTGTTCGGGCTGTGCAGAGATCTCCTCCGTGCTGGAGGTCCCAGAAAGCCTTAGAGGGACAGTGAATCTGCGACGGGGGCCACAGCTCGTCCTgttgaag GGTGGGGAGTCTCTCAGCGTCCagcggcagcagctggaggagctctaCTTGGCCCATTCAGGGTCCATGTCCATTCtgctggaagaggaggacggCCTGCAGAACCACAACTTCGGCCTCCCTCAGGGACCCGCCAACTTCACCCTGCTCTG GAGGTTCAGCTCTGGAACCAGGGAGAAGGTGTTGAGGTGGCTCTTCCCCAAGGCGGAGCTCTGTCCCCTGCTGGACAGTGCGGGCACCATCCTGCAGCGGTGCCTGGTCACCCACAGCACGAACTCCCAGAGCAAG ggcGTCAGGGTGCTGGGCTGGCTGGTGGTGGGTGAGGGGCTGCCCACAGTTCGAGTTCTGCCTGTTCATCGCTgtcagaaacactgcagctccttcaACCTGTGGCTCACACCTGGAGACATGG TGTACGCTGACCCTCGGTACTGGCAGATGGAGCTTTTCCCCGGCCGAGGCCAGAACATCATCTGTGACGGATCAACCTTTTAA